From one Geoalkalibacter halelectricus genomic stretch:
- a CDS encoding S8 family peptidase, with translation MKAFSLPAFLLTLIALFLAGPTSAAPTKEYLVGFHAQATAADKGRALGKERRVKNAMRRLPIVTAELEDHEVAALRRDPRVAYVEENRWIQAIDPILSAEYSTSWGVAHIGSHLVHELGYFGRDVRIAVIDTGVDYLHPDLMLRYAGGYNFVFDNADPMDDNTYSHGTHAAGIIAAELNGIGVVGVAPRARIYGVKVLDGAGFGSVEWLVQGIDWAIDNQMDIINLSLGVDFDSEALRDACDRAYAAGILLIAAAGNTGGRPALYPAAYDSVIAVNATNASDEFVAFSAVDPQVELAAPGLSISSTIRGNQVDVLDGTSQAAPHVTGVAALILAAGIADANNDGRLNDEVRQRLQQSAVPLGGTGERDSFFGYGRVDAVAALQLEISPPPVAPDVKQKKPKPDKRANLVRDPQAHPGKGTPARPR, from the coding sequence ATGAAAGCCTTTTCCCTTCCCGCTTTCCTGCTGACCCTCATCGCCCTGTTCCTTGCCGGGCCTACCTCGGCCGCGCCCACCAAGGAATATCTCGTCGGCTTCCATGCCCAGGCCACGGCCGCCGACAAAGGTCGGGCCTTGGGCAAGGAGCGCCGCGTCAAGAACGCCATGCGCCGACTCCCCATCGTCACCGCCGAACTCGAAGATCATGAAGTCGCCGCTCTGCGCAGGGATCCCCGCGTCGCATACGTTGAGGAAAATCGCTGGATTCAGGCCATCGACCCGATTCTGAGCGCCGAATACTCCACCAGTTGGGGCGTCGCCCACATAGGCTCTCACCTGGTTCACGAGTTAGGGTACTTCGGCCGCGACGTGCGCATCGCGGTCATCGACACCGGAGTGGATTACCTGCACCCCGACCTGATGCTGCGCTACGCGGGGGGCTACAACTTCGTTTTCGACAATGCCGACCCCATGGACGACAACACTTACAGCCACGGCACCCATGCCGCTGGAATCATTGCTGCCGAACTCAACGGCATCGGTGTCGTCGGCGTAGCGCCCCGAGCCCGCATTTACGGTGTCAAGGTACTCGACGGCGCGGGCTTCGGCTCGGTGGAGTGGCTTGTTCAGGGCATCGACTGGGCCATCGACAACCAGATGGACATCATCAATTTGAGCCTCGGCGTCGATTTCGACTCCGAGGCCTTGCGCGACGCCTGCGACCGCGCCTATGCCGCCGGCATCCTGCTGATCGCCGCGGCCGGCAACACCGGCGGAAGGCCGGCCTTGTATCCGGCAGCCTACGATTCGGTCATCGCCGTCAATGCCACCAACGCCAGTGACGAATTTGTCGCCTTCTCGGCCGTCGATCCCCAAGTTGAGCTTGCGGCGCCAGGCCTCAGCATCTCTTCTACAATTCGCGGCAATCAGGTCGACGTATTGGACGGCACCTCGCAGGCCGCGCCACACGTCACGGGCGTAGCTGCGCTGATCCTCGCCGCCGGCATTGCAGACGCGAACAATGATGGGCGGCTCAATGACGAAGTGCGGCAGCGCCTGCAACAATCCGCGGTGCCTCTGGGAGGAACAGGTGAACGCGATTCCTTTTTCGGCTATGGCCGGGTAGATGCCGTGGCCGCGCTGCAATTGGAGATCTCCCCCCCGCCGGTCGCACCCGACGTCAAGCAGAAGAAACCCAAGCCCGACAAGCGCGCGAAC
- a CDS encoding peptidylprolyl isomerase: MVLTKKHKILSLLLFFALLLAGAPAAATPGSTNDAREVAALVNGVPIYLDQVEPLVEGQLRRNPNFAQQARGDELLDSLRLRALNELINVELLYQAGSRLQVADADEQIAQVIEYYRDNASIAALGEEQMQTAARRQVYINAYYVHRNLGNPEVPEELIRAFYEKNKEDFSVPPQVEVRHILAEVARDGDADTEAAARKRIEEARARLLSGEPFSEIAQDLSDCGSAPGGGELGSVQKGFMPKEFEEVAFALTPGEISPVVRTDFGFHVFEILSRNAGGPPALEEMRDFFTTYLQKQVREERLEAELATLREQARIEIFLAQSEPRPRSTVLDRRPRQP, from the coding sequence ATGGTCTTGACGAAAAAACACAAAATCCTGAGCCTGCTTCTTTTCTTCGCACTTCTGCTGGCCGGTGCGCCCGCGGCCGCCACGCCCGGCAGCACCAACGATGCGCGCGAAGTCGCAGCGTTGGTCAACGGCGTTCCCATCTATCTGGACCAGGTAGAGCCCCTGGTGGAAGGTCAACTCCGGCGCAACCCCAACTTCGCCCAGCAAGCGCGCGGAGACGAATTGCTCGACAGCCTGCGCCTGCGGGCCCTCAATGAGCTGATCAACGTCGAGTTGCTCTACCAGGCCGGAAGCCGCCTGCAAGTGGCCGACGCCGACGAACAGATCGCCCAGGTCATCGAGTATTATCGCGACAACGCCTCCATCGCCGCTCTCGGTGAGGAGCAGATGCAGACCGCCGCGCGCCGGCAGGTGTACATCAACGCCTATTATGTGCACCGCAATCTCGGCAACCCCGAGGTGCCTGAAGAGTTGATTCGCGCATTTTACGAAAAAAACAAGGAAGACTTCTCCGTCCCGCCCCAGGTTGAGGTGCGCCACATCCTCGCCGAGGTCGCAAGGGATGGCGACGCGGATACCGAGGCAGCCGCGCGCAAGCGCATTGAGGAGGCGCGGGCGCGCCTTCTGAGCGGGGAGCCCTTTTCCGAGATTGCTCAAGACCTGTCCGACTGCGGCAGCGCTCCTGGCGGCGGCGAACTTGGCTCTGTCCAAAAAGGTTTCATGCCCAAGGAGTTTGAAGAGGTTGCCTTTGCCCTGACACCTGGTGAAATAAGCCCCGTGGTCCGCACCGATTTCGGTTTTCATGTTTTTGAGATTTTGAGCAGAAACGCCGGCGGCCCCCCCGCACTTGAAGAAATGCGCGACTTTTTTACCACCTATCTGCAGAAGCAGGTTCGCGAAGAACGTCTGGAGGCGGAGTTGGCCACGCTTCGCGAGCAGGCGCGCATTGAAATTTTCCTGGCTCAGAGCGAGCCGCGGCCACGCAGCACGGTTTTGGATCGGCGCCCGCGCCAACCCTGA
- a CDS encoding cytochrome c, protein MKSKARDIILVAIGVAIVAFLLAAPPSTTAPVPYDDTHRQYYNMARDEGKKAAERFCADCHNQDMMPLPEGHPPTYRCLFCHRLERGK, encoded by the coding sequence ATGAAGAGCAAAGCCCGCGACATAATTCTGGTGGCCATCGGCGTGGCCATCGTTGCCTTCCTTCTGGCCGCCCCACCCTCCACGACCGCACCGGTCCCCTACGACGACACCCACCGCCAGTATTACAACATGGCCCGCGATGAAGGCAAAAAAGCCGCGGAGAGGTTCTGCGCGGACTGCCACAACCAGGACATGATGCCCCTGCCCGAGGGTCATCCGCCCACATACCGCTGCCTGTTCTGCCACCGACTGGAAAGAGGGAAATAG
- a CDS encoding acyl-CoA dehydratase activase, which translates to MTTLGIDLGSRKVKFAALRDLEILWLRDFDTIPFYKRYGGLHAGRLTIDFAALELFDPAHPPAAMVATGYGRNTINLEGARIVPEIQAHVAGARFQTGCDTFTLLDLGGQDTKVARVEEGLLQDFLMNDKCAASSGRYLENMAQVLDIGLDELARHADNPVSLDATCGIFGESELIGKIVEGHPLPHLCAGINATLVKRVLPMLRRFPQDVLMVTGGVARNQAFRHLLRQAVEARLLVPENPQHNGAIGCAVLAAARPLEK; encoded by the coding sequence ATGACCACCCTCGGCATCGACCTCGGCAGCCGCAAGGTCAAATTCGCCGCGCTGCGGGACCTCGAGATCCTGTGGCTGCGCGATTTCGACACCATCCCCTTCTACAAACGCTACGGCGGTCTGCACGCCGGGCGCCTGACCATCGACTTTGCCGCCCTGGAACTCTTCGACCCGGCCCACCCGCCCGCGGCCATGGTCGCCACTGGTTACGGCCGCAACACCATCAACCTCGAAGGCGCGCGCATCGTCCCCGAAATCCAGGCCCACGTGGCCGGCGCGCGTTTTCAGACCGGCTGCGACACCTTCACCCTTCTGGATCTGGGCGGCCAGGACACCAAGGTGGCTCGCGTGGAAGAAGGCCTCCTGCAAGACTTTCTAATGAACGACAAGTGCGCCGCCAGCTCCGGCCGCTACCTGGAAAACATGGCCCAGGTGCTCGACATCGGCCTTGACGAACTGGCCCGCCATGCCGATAATCCGGTGTCCCTCGATGCCACCTGCGGCATCTTCGGCGAGAGTGAGCTGATCGGCAAAATCGTCGAGGGGCACCCCCTGCCGCACCTGTGCGCCGGCATCAACGCCACCCTGGTCAAGCGCGTCCTGCCCATGCTGCGACGCTTCCCCCAGGACGTCCTGATGGTTACCGGCGGCGTGGCGCGCAACCAGGCGTTCCGGCACCTTCTGCGGCAGGCCGTCGAGGCCCGCCTGCTGGTGCCCGAAAACCCCCAGCACAACGGCGCCATCGGCTGCGCGGTTCTGGCCGCCGCGCGCCCGCTCGAGAAGTAG